AGCAGGCGGCGGGCGGCGCGATAACCGTTTTCCTCGGTCATGGTCACCGAGCGGATGAGACGCTCGCCGAGCGTCATCCCGCTCGCGACAAGCGCCCGGCGCATGCCGCGCTCGCGGTGGATGGCGAAGGTCTCGCGCTCATTGCCGTTGATCAGCGCCAGGCGCTTGTGGCCGAGCTGAAGCAGCAGCCGCGCCGCTTCGTGGAAGGCGCCCTCATTGTCGATGTCGAGATAGGGATAATCGAAATCCAAACCTTCGCTGCGGCCATGGGCAATGAAGGGTATGCCCAGCGTATTGACCAGGGCCAGCCGCCGGTCGGCCGGACGCGGCGAGGAGATGTAGACGGCGTCGACCTGCCGGTTGGCGACGATGCGGCGGTAGGTGGTCTCCTCATCGTCGGCATCAGCGGGCGACAGCACCAGGTCGAGTTCGTGCGACCGGGCATAGTCGCCGAGGCCGGAGAGGAATTCGACGAAATGCGGATCGATGTCGACGGCGGCGCCCGTCGGCAGCACATAGCCGATCATGCCCGACTTGCCGGTGGCGAGCCGGCGCGCGCTGGGGTTCGGCCGGTAGCCGTGGCGCTTGGCGGCGTCCATCACCCGGCGCCGGGTTTCCTCGCTGACCTCGGGGTAGCCGTTCAATGCCCGACTGACCGTGGTCTGCGAAAGCGACAGCATGTGCGACAGTTGCTTGAGGTTCATCGGAGGCCTCCAGCCTCAAAGCGCTTTCAATTTTAATCGACCCGATGATGGCTGGCGCAATCGCCAGACGAGGTGAGCTTAGAGGCGCATCGACCGTGTTTGAAGCCAAAATTGCTGCTGCAGCGCCAAAAAAGCTTGCTGCACTGCACTTTCTTCAGGCATTCGGCCTTTTTTAAATCGATTAGCAACACGAGCCTCTTGACTTCATGACGATTCAATGGCGAGATCAAGTTAGCCAAAGCGCTTTGGAACACTCTTCGAAAGGTTGCGGTTGCCTTCTCGCTGAGTCACAGTTCCGTGGGCGTCGGCGGATGAAATGGAGGTTTCGTCCGAACTGTCTCAACACTGGGAGGACTGCGATGAAGAAAATGCTTCTCTTGGGTGCCGCGTTCGCTGCGCTCACCCTTGGCCTGCCGGCACATGCCGAACTGAAGTTCAAGCCGGGCGAGGATTCGAAATTCCACTGGGCGAACTACGACGACCTCAAGAAGGTCGACCTCAAGGGCGAGACGCTGACGATCTTCGGGCCGTGGCGCGGCGAGGACGAGACGCTTGTGCGTTCGGTTCTCGATTATTTCCAGGAAGCCACCGGCGCCGAGGTCAAATATTCCTCGTCCGAGAATTATGAGCAGCAGATCGTCATCGACACCCAGGCCGGCAGCCCGCCCAACATCGCCGTCCTGCCGCAGCCTGGCCTGATCCAGGACCTTGCTTCCAAGGGCGTGCTGACCCCGCTGGGCGACGACGTCGCCGCCTGGATCAAGGAAAATTATGCCGCCGGCGACTCCTGGGCCAAGCTCGGCACCTATAATGGCAAGGACGGCAAGGCCGGCTTCTACGCCTTCCCCTACAAGATCGACGTGAAGGGTCTGGTCTGGTACTCGCCGGATAATTTCGACGAGGCCGGCTACAAGGTGCCGAAGACCCAGGAAGAGCTGGCCGACCTCGAGAAGAAGATCGTCGCCGATGGCGGCAAGCCCTGGTGCATCGGGCTCGGTTCGGGCGGCGCCACCGGCTGGCCGGCGACCGACTGGGTCGAGGACATCATGCTGCGCACACAGCCGCCGGAAGTCTACGACAAGTGGACGAAGAACGAGATCCCGTTCACCGACCCGGCCGTGGTCAACGCCATCGACATCTTCGGCAAGATCGCCACCGACGACAAGATGGTGGATGGCGGCGCCAAGGCGGTCGCGGCGACCGACTTCCGCGACAGTCCGAAGGGCCTCTTCACCGTGCCGCCCAAATGCTACATGCACCATCAGGCCTCATTCATTCCTTCCTTCTTCCCGGAGAACGTGAAGCTCGGCCAGGATGCGGACTTCTTCCCCTATCCGCCCTACGCCTCCAAGCCGGAGCTGGGCACGCCGCTGGAAGTGGCCGGAACGCTGGTGATGATCACCAAGGACTCCAAGGCCTCGCGCGAGTTCATCAAGTTCCTGCAGATGCCGCTCGCGCATGAATTGTGGATGGCGCAGAAGAGCTTCGTCACCCCGTTCAAGGCCGCCAACAAGGACGCCTATGGCAGCGACGCGCTGAAGAAGCAGGGCGAGATCCTCGTTGGAGCCACGACGGTGCGGTTCGACGGCTCCGACCTGATGCCCGGCAAGGTCGGCGCGGGCTCGTTCTGGACCGGCATGATCGACCTGGTCGGCGGCAAGTCCGCGCAGGACGTCGCCGCCGACATCCAGAAAAGCTGGGATGCCATCAAGTAGCCATCCGGCAAACAGACCGCCGCGCGCGGCCTGATATTTTCCTCATCCTCCACCAGGATCCGGGCTACGGCCCGGATCCGACCGGCGGTCCACGCCGGAAGCCTTCGCGTTTCGATCGTTCCGAATAACCGAAAGTCGGTGCATCCGACCGCCAGCCCCGGCTGGCCGGTCATGCGCAGGGAGAGGGACCCATGGCGGCTCAGATTTTCTCGGCCATATTCGTCATCATCATCGGCGTCGGCGGCTGTGTCGCCTATTTCTGGGGCGCCAACAAACTGCTCGATCTCGTTTTCCCGTCGCGCGGCGTCTCAGGCGCGGCAGCCGTCGACAATCTGCGCCGCCAGGGCCTGGTGCGGCCCTGGCTGTTCGTCGGCCCGGCGATGATCATCCTCACCATCTATCTGATCTACCCGGTCATCGAGACGCTGCGGCTCTCCTTCCTCGATCGCGGCGGCGAGAATTTCGTCGGCCTCGCCAATTACGAATGGGCGTTCGGCGACCACGATTTCCGCAACTCGATCCTCAACAACATCCTGTGGCTGGCGGTGGTGCCGGCGGCCTGCACCTTCCTCGGGCTGATCATCGCCGTGCTCACCGACAAGATCTGGTGGGGCACGATCGCCAAGAGCCTGATCTTCCTGCCGCTGGCCATCTCCTTCGTCGGCGCCAGCGTGATCTGGAAATTCATCTACGAGTACCGCGGCGAGGGCCAGGTGCAGATCGGCCTGCTCAACGCCATCATCCAGTATTTCGGCGGCCAGCCGCAGGTGTGGATATCGCTGCCGTTCTGGAACAATTTCTTCCTGATGGTGATCCTGATCTGGATCCAGACAGGGTTTGCGATGGTCATCCTGTCGTCGGCGCTGCGCGGCATTCCGGAAGAGACGCTCGAGGCCGCCGTGATCGACGGCGCCAACCCGTTCCAGATCTTCTGGAAAATCATGGTGCCGCAGATCTGGGGCACGATCGCGGTGGTGTGGACCACCATCACCATACTGGTGCTGAAAGTGTTCGACATCGTGCTGACCATGACCAACGGCCAATGGAACAGCCAGGTGCTGGCCAATCTGATGTTCGACTGGATGTTCCGCGGCGGCGGCGATTTCGGCCGCGGCGCGACCATCGCCATCATCATCATGATCGCGGTCATTCCGATCATGGTCTGGAACATCCGGCAGGCCAACAAAGAGACGGGAGGGCATTGAGATGGCCGCGTCCACCGGAAAGTCCTTCGCCAGCCGCTTCGGCGTTCATATCGCCGTGCTGGTCTTCGTCGTCATCTGGACCATCCCCACGCTCGGCATTCTCGTCTCGTCGCTGCGCGACAAGGACCAGATCATCGCCTCGGGCTGGTGGAATTCCTTCGCCAGTTCCAGCCAGACCGAGGCCGGACGACTGCCGGCCGCCGCGGCGCAGACGCAGAAGGACGGCAAATATGTCATCGAAGGCAATGTCTTCGGCGACGGCGCCAAGCGCGACATCAGCGCCTTTGGCGTCAAGGCGGCGGCGCCGACGCAATACAAGGCCGGCACGGCGGCCGATCTCGGCGACGGCGTCACCTTGCAGGTGAACGCGGATGGCAGCTTCGTGCTCGCCTCGCCGAAGGCATTCGAAGGCGACCGCGGCCAGCGCGTCTATTACGCCTCCTCGGCGCCGCCGAAATTCACCACCGAGAACTACGATGCCGTGCTGTTTTCCGAAGGCATCGGCCGCTCGTTCATGAACTCGCTGACGGTGACCATTCCGGCAACGATCATCCCCATCCTGATCGCGGCCTTCGCGGCCTATGCGCTCGCCTGGATGCGCTTTCCCGGCCGGGCGCTGCTGATCGCCGTCATCATCGGCCTGCTGGTCGTGCCGCTGCAGATGTCGCTCATCCCGCTGCTCAAGCTCTATAACGGCGTCGGCACCTTCTTCGGCGTGCCGTCGAAGACCTATCTCGGCATCTGGCTGGCGCATACAGGCTTCGGCCTGCCTTTCGCCATCTATCTGCTGAGGAGCTACATCGCCGGCCTGCCGCGCGAGATCATGGAATCGGCGCGCATCGACGGCGCCAGCGATTTCGAGATCTTCGTCAAGATCGTGCTGCCGCTGTCGTTCCCGGTGCTTGCCTCCTTCGCCATCTTCCAGTTCCTATGGGTATGGAACGATCTGCTGGTGGCGATGGTTTTCCTCGGCACGGCGCCCGATCAGATCGTGCTGACGGCCAAGCTCAACGCGCTGCTCGGCTCACGCGGCGGCAATTGGGAAATCCTCACGACATCGGCATTCATCACCATCATCGTGCCGCTGATCGTGTTCTTCTCGCTGCAACGCTATTTCGTCCGCGGGCTGCTTGCCGGCTCGGTGAAAGGAGGTTGAAGACATGCAATCGGCTTTGAAGGCGACTTCGAGACCAGACCCTGCGATCGACCGAGACTGGTGGCGGGGCGCGGTGATCTACCAGATCTATCCGCGCTCCTACCAGGACTCCAACGACGACGGCATCGGCGATCTGAAGGGCATCGTTCAGCGTCTGCCCTACATCGCTTCGCTCGGCGTCGATGCCATCTGGATCTCGCCCTTCTTCAAATCGCCGATGAAGGATTTCGGCTATGACGTCTCGGATTACTGCGATGTCGACCCGATGTTCGGCACGCTCGCCGATTTCGACGCGCTGGTGGCGGAGGCCCATCGCCTGGGCCTCAAGGTGATGATCGACGAGGTGCTGTCGCACACCGCCGACATCCACCCGTGGTTCAAGGAAAGCCGCTCCAGCCGCAGCAATCCAAAGGCTGACTGGTATGTGTGGGCCGACGCCAAGCCGGACGGCACGCCGCCCAACAACTGGCTGTCGATCTTCGGCGGCTCGGCCTGGCAGTGGGACACCAGCCGCCAGCAATATTACATGCATAATTTCCTGGCCGAGCAGCCCGACCTCAACTTCCACAATGGAGAAGTCCAGGACGCGCTGCTCGACATCACCCGCTTCTGGCTTGAGCGCGGGGTCGACGGCTTTCGGCTGGATACGATCAATTTCTACTTCCACAGCCAGGGGCTGGAGGACAATCCGGCGCTGCCGCCGGAACAGCGCAACGACCAGACCGCACCTGCGGTCAATCCCTACAACTACCAGGACCATATCTACGACAAGAGCCGGCCGGAGAATCTCGGCTTCCTCGAGCGCTTCCGCGCGCTTCTGGACGAATATCCGGCACAGGCCGCCGTCGGCGAGGTCGGTGACTCGCAGCGCGGCCTGGAAGTGGTCGCCGCCTACACCGCCGACGGCAAGCGCGTGCACATGTGCTATTCCTTCGACTTCCTGGCGCCGGAGAAGATCAGCGCGGCGAAAGTGCGCGCGGTGCTGGAGGCCTTCGGCCGGGTCGCCAGCGACGGCTGGTCGTGCTGGGCCTTCTCCAACCATGACGTGATGCGGGTCGCCTCGCGCTGGGCCGCCAACGAGACGGACCCGACCGCCTATCTGAAGGTGATCTCGGCGCTTCTGATGTCGCTGCGCGGCTCGGTATGCATCTACCAGGGCGAAGAACTCGGCCTTGGCGAAGCGGAGCTGAAGTTCGAGGACCTGCAGGACCCCTACGGCATCCGCTTCTGGCCGGAGTTCAAGGGCCGCGACGGCTGCCGCACGCCGATGGTGTGGGAGGCCGCGGCCAAGAATGGCGGCTTCTCGACCGCCAAGCCCTGGCTGCCGGTGCCGGGCAGGCACCTGTCGCAGGCCGTCAACGTGCAGCAGGGCGATGCAAGCTCGCTGCTCGAGCATTACCGCCGCTTCCTCGCCTTCCGGCGCCAGCATCCGGCGCTGGGCAAGGGCGATATCGACTTCATCGAAAGCGATGGCGATACCGTCGCCTTCACGCGCCGCGAGGGCAATGAGCGGATCGTCTGCGCCTTCAACCTCGGCAGCAAGCCCGCCGAGGTCAATCTCGGCCAAGGCTCGCTGAAGCCCTTGCCCGGACATGGCTTTTCGGGACAGACTGGCAGCGGGCCGGTCCGCCTCGGCGGATACGGCGCCTGGTTCGGGCGCATCGACTGAACTTGCAGATAGAGATCAACGGAAGGAGAGAACCATGGCCGATGTCACGCTCAACCAGGTGAGGAAATCATACGGCAACCTCAATATTCTCCACGGCATCGACCTAGACATCAAATCGGGCGAGTTCATCGTCTTCGTCGGACCGTCGGGATGCGGCAAGTCGACCTTGCTGCGGTCGATCGCCGGTCTCGAGGAGATCACCGGGGGCGAACTGAAGATCGACGGCGAGGTGGTGAACGACGTGCCGCCGTCGAAGCGCGGCATCGCCATGGTGTTCCAGTCCTATGCGCTTTATCCGCATATGACCGTCTACGACAACATGGCCTTCTCGATGAAGATCGGCAAGGAAAGCAAGGCGGAGATCGACAAGCGGGTGCGACAGGCGGCGGAGATCCTGCAGCTCACCAAATATCTCGATCGCCTGCCCAAGGCGATGTCGGGCGGCCAGCGCCAGCGCGTCGCGATCGGCCGCGCCATCGTGCGCAACCCAAAAGTGTTCCTGTTCGACGAGCCGCTTTCGAACCTCGACGCAGCGCTTCGCGTCGCCACCCGCATCGAGATTGCCAAGCTCAAGGAATCGATGCCGAACACCACCATGATCTACGTCACCCACGACCAGGTCGAGGCGATGACGCTGGCGGACCGCATCGTGGTGCTGAAGGACGGCGTCGTCGAGCAGGTCGGCACGCCGATGGAACTCTACAAGCGTCCGGGCAATCTGTTCGTCGCCCAGTTCATCGGCTCGCCGGCGATGAACATATTGCCGGCAAAGATCGAGAAGGCCGGCAATCCGACCGTGGTCAGCCATGTCGGCGACCGCAAGGCGACGGTGCCGATCGCGACGCCTGCTTCGGCGAATGGCGCGGCGGTCAGCTTCGGCGTGCGGCCGGAGGATCTCGCGATCGCCACCGGTTCCGATTACCTCTTCGAGGGCAAGGTCGACTATATCGAGCAACTCGGCGAGGTTCAGCTCGTCTATATCGATATCGGCCGCGCAGACCTGCCGCTGGTCGCCAAGCTGCCGGGCAATGTCGAGGTCAAGCGCGGTGAGACGCTGCGGCTCAACGCAAGCGCCAGCGATCTGCATATTTTCGACGCCGACGGCCATTCCTTCACGCTGCATCGCGAAGAGGCGAAGGCAGCCTGAGCGCAGAGCCGCTGCGGCAAAGAGAAGCGGCGGGCCCTGGCCCGCCGCTCCTGTTTTCAAATCACGGTCGGCTGTTAACGATTGCCGAAGTGGTCGCGGTCGCTGCCCTGCTGCGGAGCCGACTTCTGCGCGTCGCGGGACGAATTCAGCAGCTTGTAGACAGGCGAGTCGGTGCCGATCGACGAGGTGCGGGTCGTATCCACGGCGGGAGCCGGCTGGTTGACTCCGCTGTTGCCGTGATTGTCGCTGCCCGCAAAAGCAGCCGAGGAAACGGCCATGAGAGCCGCGGTGGCAAGAATGATCTTTTTCATCTCAGTACTCCTGAATTTCCTGATCCGACCGAGGCGACGGGCAAACCCGTCGCCGTTCGAAGTCGGCTGTTAGTTGTTACCGAAAAGGTTGCGGTCGGCGCCCGTGGTGACAGGCTTCTGTTCAGCCGGTTCGGACTTGCGGACCGAGGCTGTGTAAGAAGAGTCGACCGTGGCGGCCGGCGGGTTGGCAGCCTGCGCGTTGTAATTGTCGCTACCGGCAAAGGCGCTGCCGGAAATTGCCAGAAGGGCGGCGGCAGTGAGAACAATCTTTTTCATTTTTGCTACTCCAGTATTTTTATTCAGTCCGTCTAGCGGCGTGTCTTGGGAATGAAATCGCGTCGTTCGGACAGCGCTCATTTGGGTGAGCCGACTGCGGGATTCCAATCACGAAGTTTTTTCGTCTGGACCATGAATCCGCCTCTTGAAGTTTTCATAAGCATGCCTACAACCATTTTTTTGCTAAGTTCAATCAATGACTTATGTGATTTATGCTGCTGGCTCACCAAGTGTGTCGGAGCGCCAACGTTCACAGCGTTCTGCACGCACCGTCAACAGAAACGAACCGTTCGGTTCGATTTTAGAATCTGCTAATAGTCACTTTTTGATACTGTTAACCATCAACGACGCTCCCGAACCTCGTCCGGGAGCACCCCTGGAAGCCGGTGGCATGGCGAGAAGGACGAGAATCGGCAACGTGAACACGCCGCCCATTGTCGCGCCGTATGGATGCGATGTCGTTTTCATGCCGACGGGAAACCGGCCGTCGTGGTTAGATCAGGCCATCTCAGGTGCCGCTTCGTCGCGACGAGGCGGAGAATTGGGAAGCCGGTCGAAATCCGGCGCTGCCCCCGCAACGGTGGTGGAGTGAGGTCGCAACGGGAGACCACTGGGCCATGGGCCTGGGAAGGTGTTGCGACCGCCCGCGAGGGCAACTCCAAAGCCCGGAAACCAGCCAGAGACATTTTGAACTCGACTGATCGCGGTGGGCGGTCAAGAGGCGGACGGCGCGTGCCCGGCCCTGCCGGTGGCGGTCGTTCTTCTCCATCACCACCAGTTCAGTCCTTGATGCGAGGACAGGACATGGATGCGCGCAACGACATGCTGAGGCTCCTGCAGAGCCGCAAGCAGGGCTACTCGCTTGAGCAGCCCTTCTACACCGATCCCGACTATTTCAAGCTCGATATGGAGCTGATCTGGCATCGTGACTGGTTGTTCATCGGCCATGATTGCGAGCTGCCGAAACCAGGCAGCTACATCACCGTTCAGATCGGCGATTATCCGGTGGTGCTGGTCCGCGACCAGAAGGGAAGGATCAACGCTTTCCACAACTCCTGCCGGCATCGCGGCAGCCGCCTGTGCAACACCGACAAGGGCACCGCCGCCAAGCTGGTCTGTCCCTACCATCAGTGGACTTACGAGCTCGACGGGCGGCTGCTGTTCGCGCGCCAGATGGCGGACGGCTTCGACAAGAGCCAGTTCGGACTGAAGCCCGTGGCCTGCGAGAGCGTCGGCGGCTACATCTTCATTTGCCTGGCAAAAGAGCCGGCCGACTTCGCGCCGATGCGCGCCATGATCGAACCCTATGTCCTGCCGCACCGGCTGAGCGAGGCGAAGGTCGCGTTCGAATCGACGATCGTCGAAAAGGGCAACTGGAAGCTCGTCTGGGAAAACAACCGCGAGTGCTATCATTGCGCCGGCAACCATCCGGAACTGTGCAAGACTTTTCCGGAAGCGCCGACGGTGACAGGTGTGCAAGGCGCCGACAGCGATCCGGAAATGCTTGCGCACTGGGCGAAATGCGAGGCGGCGGGTCTGCCGAGCCGGTTCCGGATCGATCCGGCCGGGCAATACCGCGCAACGCGCGCGCCGCTGCTGCGCGACGCCGTCAGCTACACGATGAGCGGCAGACGCGCCGTGACGAAAAACCTGTCCGCCAGCGTCGCCGCCTACCGCATCGGCACGTTGATGCACTACCATTACCCGACCACGTGGAACCACATCCTCATCGATCACGCCGTCACCTTCCGTGTGCTGCCGATCAGCGCCACCGAGACCGCGGTGACGACGAAATGGCTGGTCCACAAGGACGCGGTGGAAGGCGTCGACTACGATCTGGCAGAACTCACCCATGTCTGGACCGAGACCAACGATCAGGACCGCCGCATCGTCGAGGAAAACGCGCTCGGCATCCTGTCGCCGGCTTACGAGCCTGGTCCCTATTCCGAGTTGCATGAGGGCGGTGTCATCCAGTTCGTCGAGTGGTACGCCTCCTTCATCGGTCCGCGCCTTGCCGAAGGCGGTCGCCCGGCGTTGCGCAGCGTCGCCTGAAGGCTAAGGAGATGAACGCGATGACGGATCTCGGCCTCTATCGCCATCTCGACGAGATGGCGCCCTGGAACGACAGGCTGCAGGTGCTGGAAGTGATCGGCGTCAGCGACGAGGCGCCGCAGGTGAAGACGTTCACCTTCCGCTCCGACAATCAGACCTGGTTCCGCTACAAACCCGGGCAGTTCGTGACGCTGGAATTGCCGACGGCCGACGGGCCGCTGATGCGGACCTACACGCTGTCGTCCTCGCCGTCGCGGCCGTTCTCGATCGCGGTGACGGTGAAAGCGCAAGCCGACAGCGTCGGCACGCGCTGGATGTTCGACAATCTGAAGCCCGGCGTCCATGTGAAGGCCTACGGGCCGACCGGCGATTTCTCGCTGCACAGCCATCCAGCGGCCAAATATCTGTTCATTTCGGCCGGTTCCGGCGTCACGCCGATGATGTCGATGCTGCGCTGGCTGAACGACTGCGCGCCCTGGACCGATGTCGGTTTCGTCAATTGCGCGCGGCGGCCGGAAGAGATCATCTTCCGCAAGGAGCTCGAACTGCTCGGCAGCCGCATGCCCGGCCTGTCGCTCGGCTTCATGATCGAGGAGCGGTCGAGCCGCGAGGGCTGGTTCGGCCATATGGGCCGCATCGACGCGATCCGGCTGCCGCTTCTGGCACCCGATTTCCGCGAGCGGGAAATCTTCTGCTGCGGGCCGGACCCCTTCATGCGCGCCGTGCGCCAGATGCTGGAGGCCGCCGGCTTCGACATGAGCCGCTACCATCAGGAGAGCTTCGCGGCGCCGGCCGTGGAAGAAGTCCCGGCGCCGTTCGCGATGCCGGCCGGCGACGAAGCCAAGCCGCTCGCCGAGGCGGTGACGCCGGTCCGCTTTTCGCTTTCAAACGTCGATGCGGAATGCGTCCCCGGACAGACCGTGCTGCAGACGGCGCGCGCTTCGGGCGTCAGGATCCCGGCGGCCTGCGAGTTCGGTCTCTGCGGCACCTGCAAGGTGAAAAAGGTCTCCGGCGAGGTTTCGATGAGCCACAATGGCGGCATTCTCGATCACGAGATCGATGACGGCTATATCCTGGCCTGCTGTTCGAGGCCGTTGTCGGCGCTGGACATCGAGGCCTGAAGGCTTGTCGGTCGAGGCAAGGGCCGTTGCGGGAACACCCTCGCCGGCCGCTGTCCTGCCGAACAGAAGTTCAGTGCCCGGAGGCGTCTCGTGGCGAAGGCTCGCCGAGCAATCGGCGCGCCGGATCAGGATGATTTTCCGTTGAATCGCCATCCTGATCCAGCTCTTTGTTGGAGCATGATCTCTTCCGAAAACCGGTTCCCACTTTCCGGGATCATGCTCTTTGTTGAAGCATGATCCCTCCCGAAAACCGGCACCCACTTTTCGGGATCATGATCTAAACCCCGTAGCGCTCGGTGCGGATGATCCCCGCCGGAACGCCGGCGCCGATCAAGGCGTCGGCGGCGGCCGAGACGAACGCATTCGAGCCGCAGACATAGGCGAGCCTTGGCGTCTTGGGCAGGCGCTCGACGGCCTGCGCCATCATGCGGGCGTCGACGCGCCGGGAATAATCGGAGGGCCGCCTCGCCGGTTCGCGGGTCAGCGTCAAAACCAGGTCGAATCCGTCGCGACGGTCGTCGAGGCCGATCAGCTCGTCGCGGAAGATTACCTCGTCCCAGACCCGCGCCGAAAACACCAGCGCGACGGGCACCGCCGTGTTGCGCAGCGTGCGATGACGCACCATCGCCATCAGCGGCACAACGCCCGAGCCGC
This region of Mesorhizobium sp. M2A.F.Ca.ET.046.03.2.1 genomic DNA includes:
- a CDS encoding substrate-binding domain-containing protein, which codes for MNLKQLSHMLSLSQTTVSRALNGYPEVSEETRRRVMDAAKRHGYRPNPSARRLATGKSGMIGYVLPTGAAVDIDPHFVEFLSGLGDYARSHELDLVLSPADADDEETTYRRIVANRQVDAVYISSPRPADRRLALVNTLGIPFIAHGRSEGLDFDYPYLDIDNEGAFHEAARLLLQLGHKRLALINGNERETFAIHRERGMRRALVASGMTLGERLIRSVTMTEENGYRAARRLLEDSEPPTAIVCSSLIMALGVVRAVRDLGLTIPGDLSLIAHDDVFPWLRPENFPVPLSTTRSSIRLAGARVAERLAARISGLEEGARGEVWPVDLVVRGSVAGAPV
- a CDS encoding ABC transporter substrate-binding protein, producing the protein MKKMLLLGAAFAALTLGLPAHAELKFKPGEDSKFHWANYDDLKKVDLKGETLTIFGPWRGEDETLVRSVLDYFQEATGAEVKYSSSENYEQQIVIDTQAGSPPNIAVLPQPGLIQDLASKGVLTPLGDDVAAWIKENYAAGDSWAKLGTYNGKDGKAGFYAFPYKIDVKGLVWYSPDNFDEAGYKVPKTQEELADLEKKIVADGGKPWCIGLGSGGATGWPATDWVEDIMLRTQPPEVYDKWTKNEIPFTDPAVVNAIDIFGKIATDDKMVDGGAKAVAATDFRDSPKGLFTVPPKCYMHHQASFIPSFFPENVKLGQDADFFPYPPYASKPELGTPLEVAGTLVMITKDSKASREFIKFLQMPLAHELWMAQKSFVTPFKAANKDAYGSDALKKQGEILVGATTVRFDGSDLMPGKVGAGSFWTGMIDLVGGKSAQDVAADIQKSWDAIK
- a CDS encoding sugar ABC transporter permease, which codes for MAAQIFSAIFVIIIGVGGCVAYFWGANKLLDLVFPSRGVSGAAAVDNLRRQGLVRPWLFVGPAMIILTIYLIYPVIETLRLSFLDRGGENFVGLANYEWAFGDHDFRNSILNNILWLAVVPAACTFLGLIIAVLTDKIWWGTIAKSLIFLPLAISFVGASVIWKFIYEYRGEGQVQIGLLNAIIQYFGGQPQVWISLPFWNNFFLMVILIWIQTGFAMVILSSALRGIPEETLEAAVIDGANPFQIFWKIMVPQIWGTIAVVWTTITILVLKVFDIVLTMTNGQWNSQVLANLMFDWMFRGGGDFGRGATIAIIIMIAVIPIMVWNIRQANKETGGH
- a CDS encoding carbohydrate ABC transporter permease, which codes for MAASTGKSFASRFGVHIAVLVFVVIWTIPTLGILVSSLRDKDQIIASGWWNSFASSSQTEAGRLPAAAAQTQKDGKYVIEGNVFGDGAKRDISAFGVKAAAPTQYKAGTAADLGDGVTLQVNADGSFVLASPKAFEGDRGQRVYYASSAPPKFTTENYDAVLFSEGIGRSFMNSLTVTIPATIIPILIAAFAAYALAWMRFPGRALLIAVIIGLLVVPLQMSLIPLLKLYNGVGTFFGVPSKTYLGIWLAHTGFGLPFAIYLLRSYIAGLPREIMESARIDGASDFEIFVKIVLPLSFPVLASFAIFQFLWVWNDLLVAMVFLGTAPDQIVLTAKLNALLGSRGGNWEILTTSAFITIIVPLIVFFSLQRYFVRGLLAGSVKGG
- a CDS encoding alpha-glucosidase; translated protein: MQSALKATSRPDPAIDRDWWRGAVIYQIYPRSYQDSNDDGIGDLKGIVQRLPYIASLGVDAIWISPFFKSPMKDFGYDVSDYCDVDPMFGTLADFDALVAEAHRLGLKVMIDEVLSHTADIHPWFKESRSSRSNPKADWYVWADAKPDGTPPNNWLSIFGGSAWQWDTSRQQYYMHNFLAEQPDLNFHNGEVQDALLDITRFWLERGVDGFRLDTINFYFHSQGLEDNPALPPEQRNDQTAPAVNPYNYQDHIYDKSRPENLGFLERFRALLDEYPAQAAVGEVGDSQRGLEVVAAYTADGKRVHMCYSFDFLAPEKISAAKVRAVLEAFGRVASDGWSCWAFSNHDVMRVASRWAANETDPTAYLKVISALLMSLRGSVCIYQGEELGLGEAELKFEDLQDPYGIRFWPEFKGRDGCRTPMVWEAAAKNGGFSTAKPWLPVPGRHLSQAVNVQQGDASSLLEHYRRFLAFRRQHPALGKGDIDFIESDGDTVAFTRREGNERIVCAFNLGSKPAEVNLGQGSLKPLPGHGFSGQTGSGPVRLGGYGAWFGRID
- the ugpC gene encoding sn-glycerol-3-phosphate ABC transporter ATP-binding protein UgpC, whose translation is MADVTLNQVRKSYGNLNILHGIDLDIKSGEFIVFVGPSGCGKSTLLRSIAGLEEITGGELKIDGEVVNDVPPSKRGIAMVFQSYALYPHMTVYDNMAFSMKIGKESKAEIDKRVRQAAEILQLTKYLDRLPKAMSGGQRQRVAIGRAIVRNPKVFLFDEPLSNLDAALRVATRIEIAKLKESMPNTTMIYVTHDQVEAMTLADRIVVLKDGVVEQVGTPMELYKRPGNLFVAQFIGSPAMNILPAKIEKAGNPTVVSHVGDRKATVPIATPASANGAAVSFGVRPEDLAIATGSDYLFEGKVDYIEQLGEVQLVYIDIGRADLPLVAKLPGNVEVKRGETLRLNASASDLHIFDADGHSFTLHREEAKAA
- a CDS encoding DUF680 domain-containing protein — its product is MKKIILATAALMAVSSAAFAGSDNHGNSGVNQPAPAVDTTRTSSIGTDSPVYKLLNSSRDAQKSAPQQGSDRDHFGNR
- a CDS encoding DUF680 domain-containing protein gives rise to the protein MKKIVLTAAALLAISGSAFAGSDNYNAQAANPPAATVDSSYTASVRKSEPAEQKPVTTGADRNLFGNN
- a CDS encoding aromatic ring-hydroxylating dioxygenase subunit alpha — encoded protein: MDARNDMLRLLQSRKQGYSLEQPFYTDPDYFKLDMELIWHRDWLFIGHDCELPKPGSYITVQIGDYPVVLVRDQKGRINAFHNSCRHRGSRLCNTDKGTAAKLVCPYHQWTYELDGRLLFARQMADGFDKSQFGLKPVACESVGGYIFICLAKEPADFAPMRAMIEPYVLPHRLSEAKVAFESTIVEKGNWKLVWENNRECYHCAGNHPELCKTFPEAPTVTGVQGADSDPEMLAHWAKCEAAGLPSRFRIDPAGQYRATRAPLLRDAVSYTMSGRRAVTKNLSASVAAYRIGTLMHYHYPTTWNHILIDHAVTFRVLPISATETAVTTKWLVHKDAVEGVDYDLAELTHVWTETNDQDRRIVEENALGILSPAYEPGPYSELHEGGVIQFVEWYASFIGPRLAEGGRPALRSVA